The genomic window TAGCCAGAAAACAAGGAATAATGACTACTTATCATTCAAATGGATTTATTAATCTCGTTCCATTGGAAGAACTATGTAAATATTTGAATGCGGCGTGTATTGACTTGAAGGGATTTACAAATGAATATTATCAACAGATGTCTTCAGCGTGGATTGCCCCGGTCAAAAATACCCTCAAAACCCTAAAAAAAAATAATATTCATCTCGAGATTGTAACTTTAGTTGTGCCAAATAAAAATGATGATTTAGAGATAAATGAAAAGATGTGTAAATGGATTAAAGAAGAATTAGGAGATGATGTCCCGTTACATTTTTCCCGTTTTTACCCACATTATAAATTAGAACATCTGCCGCCAACACCTGTCCACAAATTAGAAACCCTTCGCCAGGTAGCTTTTTCTGCAGGATTAAAATATGTCTATATTGGCAATGTCCCCGGTCATTCCGGAGAAAATACCCATTGTCCCAAATGTTCTAAAATAATAATAAAAAGGTTTGGGTTTAAAATCATTGAGAATAATCTTGCGGATGGCAAATGTAAATTCTGTAAGCAACCAATCTCTGGAAAATGGTAACCGTTCAGGATATAGCCACAGAGTCACAGAGAACACAGAGGGAATATAGCAGTTATTAGTCAAAATTTTACTCAGAGTGGATAAGGAAAAAATCCCAAATCCCAAGCACCAAATTCCACATACCAAAAAGCGAATTAGAGATTAGTGAATTATTTTAGCGAATTAGAGATTAGAGAATTAGAAATGGGAAGATGGCGAAGTCTTTTTATGATTTAAAGATATGGCAGATTCACTAATTCGCTAATTCGCTTAATTCGCTAATTCGCTATTTCACTAATTCGCTTAATTTACTAATTCACTAAATGGAATTTGGAATTTGTGATTTGGAATTTC from bacterium includes these protein-coding regions:
- the amrS gene encoding AmmeMemoRadiSam system radical SAM enzyme; this translates as MKVTRREFFKKISILSLALASCPLLPKIGSGAEISGRKGYISPREAQNYLVLEDGVVQCQNCPRRCTLGPGQRSFCRVRENQNGKLMTLVYGNPCAVHIDPIEKKPFFHFLPGTSVFSLATAGCNLRCQFCQNWQISQATPEETINFPLNPELIVQATLSEKCPSLAFTYTEPSVFFEYMLDTCKLARKQGIMTTYHSNGFINLVPLEELCKYLNAACIDLKGFTNEYYQQMSSAWIAPVKNTLKTLKKNNIHLEIVTLVVPNKNDDLEINEKMCKWIKEELGDDVPLHFSRFYPHYKLEHLPPTPVHKLETLRQVAFSAGLKYVYIGNVPGHSGENTHCPKCSKIIIKRFGFKIIENNLADGKCKFCKQPISGKW